One Astyanax mexicanus isolate ESR-SI-001 chromosome 3, AstMex3_surface, whole genome shotgun sequence genomic region harbors:
- the LOC125799394 gene encoding uncharacterized protein LOC125799394, whose translation MGGLLAVAEIAAEGAEVAAEAAEAAGEAAEAAGEAAEAAGEAGAEAAAEAAAEAAAEAAVDAAAGGAAAGSSIRKLADLFLFSATIYEVYKISKDAIANSEKKQKLEKSLQVFQNLNKKLIEIGKWLEDHKDDTVSLEGIDIPLESGVLGKFLPPLAAALGNLKRLSTDLSKQNQEKKEITDDQIVTINRCLIKIVVTLESLTQYKEEKQDKIKALASFPLSIKEVSEWKAALGAEGSSADARSLLNLSVHQYQK comes from the exons ATGGGTGGACTTCTAGCAGTAGCTGAAATAGCTGCGGAAGGTGCAGAAGTagcagcagaggcagcagaagcagcaggagaggcagcagaagcagcaggagaggcagcagaagcagcaggagAAGCTGGAGCGGAAGCGGCAGCGGAGGCGGCAGCGGAAGCGGCAGCAGAGGCGGCAGTAGACGCTGCAGCAGGGGGGGCAGCAGCAGGATCCTCTATCAGAAAACTTGCGGATCTCTTTCTATTTTCTGCTACTATTTACGAGGTTTACAAAATTTCTAAGGATGCCATCGCTAATtctgagaaaaaacaaaaactggaGAAAAGTCTCCAGGTTTTTCAAAATCTGAATAAGAAACTGATTGAAATTGGAAAGTGGCTGGAAGATCACAAGGACGACACTGTATCACTGGAGGGAATTGACATCCCGCTGGAGTCGGGAGTTCTAGGAAAATTCTTGCCCCCGTTGGCAGCg gctCTGGGAAACCTGAAAAGACTCTCAACTGATCTCAGCAAGCAGAACCAGGAGAAAAAAGAAATCACAGATGATCAGATTGTCACTATAAACAGGTGTCTGATTAAAATCGTGGTCACGTTAGAATCTCTCACTCAGTACAAAGAAGAGAAACAGGATAAAATCAAAGCCCTGGCTTCATTTCCTCTCAGCATTAAAGAAGTGAGCGAGTGGAAGGCGGCTCTCGGCGCTGAGGGTTCCTCGGCCGACGCTCGCTCTCTTTTAAATCTGTCCGTTCACCAGTATCAGAAATAA